The following are encoded together in the Bicyclus anynana chromosome 2, ilBicAnyn1.1, whole genome shotgun sequence genome:
- the LOC112047497 gene encoding uncharacterized protein LOC112047497: MQCEPAVLLMPIADVLLHPEYKHFGVRSSIALLKTMTAVKSSYMVPVCLPFKNFLVDKNGRQTKDKMYHIDFTSDVPRDFMEEEKEVSRISLLPRELCYLYDNPINGSSKGKERMACTTGCGFYSGSPSIVHEHTGHWSVVALSEGGSPCPDPLRSRRPPAPPHHILLHPYVPWITAAITGKAMGAFSKDDPFGFTMPRASDQEQLSHSWVGHWWMGGIRCYDRGEAAEDMFRFYHEVFSIKPSTPTYLTYNLDINAARDTLIICVKVGMPYHLGNPIVWQLDTPAAMVKIPMITFQNMYRFQVEAWAYNSTISDSSSSYESVSSESYSDDQSTL; the protein is encoded by the exons ATGCAGTGCGAGCCGGCGGTGCTGCTGATGCCGATCGCTGATGTGCTGCTACATCCTGAGTACAAGCACTTCGGCGTCCGGAGCAGCATCGCGCTGTTGAAGACGATGACTGCGGTCAAGTCCA GTTACATGGTGCCAGTGTGTTTACCCTTCAAAAATTTCCTAGTGGACAAGAATGGCAGGCAGACTAAAGATAAAATGTACCACATTGACTTTACAAGCG atGTTCCGAGAGACTTTATGGAGGAAGAGAAAGAAGTGTCACGTATTTCATTGCTGCCTCGAGAGCTTTGTTATTTATACGATAACCCAATA AATGGAAGCAGTAAGGGCAAGGAGCGCATGGCATGCACCACGGGCTGCGGGTTCTACTCCGGGTCGCCGAGCATAGTGCACGAGCACACGGGACACTGGTCGGTCGTGGCTCTATCTGAGG GTGGTTCGCCCTGTCCAGACCCTCTGAGGTCACGAAGGCCTCCCGCGCCTCCACACCACATTCTGTTGCACCCCTACGTGCCCTGGATCACCGCTGCCATCACTGGCAAAGCTATGGGGGCTTTCTCCAAAGATGATCCATTCG GTTTCACCATGCCTCGAGCGTCTGACCAGGAGCAACTGAGCCACTCGTGGGTGGGCCACTGGTGGATGGGCGGCATCCGCTGCTACGACCGCGGCGAGGCGGCCGAGGACATGTTCCGCTTCTACCACGAGGTGTTCTCCATCAAGCCCAGCACACCCACTTACTTAACCTACAATTTAGAT ATTAACGCAGCCCGCGACACGCTGATCATATGCGTCAAAGTCGGCATGCCGTACCATCTCGGGAACCCAATCGTGTGGCAGCTGGACACTCCCGCAGCTATg GTGAAGATCCCGATGATCACGTTCCAGAACATGTACCGGTTCCAGGTAGAGGCGTGGGCGTACAACTCCACCATCTCCGACTCCTCCTCCTCCTACGAGTCCGTGTCCTCGGAGTCCTACTCCGATGATCAGTCGACACTATAG